In Escherichia ruysiae, a genomic segment contains:
- the narH gene encoding nitrate reductase subunit beta: MKIRSQVGMVLNLDKCIGCHTCSVTCKNVWTGREGMEYAWFNNVETKPGIGYPKNWEDQEEWQGGWVRDVNGKIRPRLGSKMGVITKIFANPVIPQIDDYYEPFTFDYEHLHSAPEGKHIPTARPRSLIDGKRMDKVIWGPNWEELLGGEFEKRARDRNFEAMQKEMYGQFENTFMMYLPRLCEHCLNPSCVATCPSGAIYKREEDGIVLIDQDKCRGWRLCISGCPYKKIYFNWKSGKSEKCIFCYPRIESGQPTVCSETCVGRIRYLGVLLYDADRIEEAASTEREVDLYERQCEVFLDPHDPSVIEEALKQGIPQNVIEAAQRSPVYKMAMDWKLALPLHPEYRTLPMVWYVPPLSPIQSYADAGGLPKSEGVLPAIESLRIPVQYLANMLSAGDTGPVLRALKRMMAMRHYMRSQTVEGVTDTRAIDEVGLSVAQVEDMYRYLAIANYEDRFVIPTSHREMAGDAFGERNGCGFTFGDGCHGSDTKFNLFNSSRIDAIDITEVRNKAEGE; the protein is encoded by the coding sequence ATGAAAATACGTTCGCAAGTCGGCATGGTGCTTAACCTCGATAAATGTATCGGCTGCCACACCTGTTCGGTGACCTGTAAAAACGTCTGGACCGGGCGCGAAGGCATGGAGTACGCATGGTTTAACAACGTCGAAACCAAACCGGGCATTGGTTATCCGAAAAACTGGGAAGATCAGGAAGAGTGGCAAGGCGGCTGGGTACGTGATGTGAATGGCAAGATCCGCCCTCGCCTGGGCAGCAAGATGGGCGTAATAACTAAAATCTTCGCCAACCCGGTGATACCGCAGATTGACGACTACTACGAACCTTTCACCTTCGACTACGAACATTTGCATAGCGCGCCGGAAGGTAAACACATTCCCACTGCCCGCCCACGTTCGCTGATTGACGGCAAACGGATGGACAAAGTGATCTGGGGGCCAAACTGGGAAGAATTGCTGGGCGGCGAGTTTGAAAAACGCGCCCGCGACCGCAACTTCGAAGCCATGCAAAAGGAGATGTACGGTCAGTTTGAAAACACTTTCATGATGTACCTGCCGCGCCTTTGCGAACACTGCCTCAACCCCAGCTGCGTGGCGACCTGCCCCAGCGGCGCTATCTACAAACGCGAAGAAGACGGCATTGTGCTGATCGATCAGGATAAATGTCGTGGCTGGCGCTTGTGCATTAGCGGTTGTCCGTACAAAAAAATCTACTTCAACTGGAAAAGCGGCAAGTCGGAAAAATGCATCTTCTGTTATCCGCGAATTGAGTCCGGTCAGCCCACGGTCTGCTCCGAAACCTGCGTGGGGCGCATTCGTTATCTTGGTGTACTGCTCTACGACGCCGACCGCATCGAGGAAGCAGCGAGCACCGAGCGCGAAGTTGATCTCTATGAACGCCAGTGCGAAGTGTTCCTCGATCCGCACGATCCATCAGTGATCGAAGAAGCCCTGAAACAAGGTATCCCGCAAAACGTGATTGAGGCAGCCCAGCGTTCACCGGTTTACAAAATGGCAATGGACTGGAAACTGGCGCTACCGTTGCACCCGGAATATCGCACCCTGCCGATGGTCTGGTACGTGCCGCCGCTGTCGCCGATTCAGTCTTACGCCGACGCGGGCGGACTGCCCAAAAGCGAAGGCGTACTTCCCGCCATCGAAAGCCTGCGTATTCCGGTGCAATACCTCGCCAATATGTTGAGTGCGGGCGATACCGGCCCTGTACTGCGGGCGCTGAAACGGATGATGGCAATGCGCCACTATATGCGTTCGCAAACCGTAGAAGGTGTAACTGATACCCGCGCGATCGACGAAGTCGGGCTGAGCGTCGCCCAGGTGGAAGATATGTATCGCTATCTCGCTATCGCCAACTATGAAGATCGGTTTGTCATTCCGACCAGTCATCGGGAAATGGCGGGCGACGCCTTCGGTGAACGCAACGGCTGCGGCTTTACTTTTGGCGACGGTTGCCACGGCTCTGATACTAAATTCAATCTGTTCAACAGTAGCCGGATCGATGCTATCGACATTACCGAAGTACGCAATAAAGCGGAGGGGGAATAA
- the narW gene encoding nitrate reductase molybdenum cofactor assembly chaperone: MQILKVIGLLMEYPDELLWENKDDALALIRHDAPMLTDFTCDLLNAPLLDKQAEWCEVFDRGRTTSLLLFEHVHAESRDRGQAMVDLLAEYEKVGLQLNCRELPDYLPLYLEYLSVLPDNQAKEGLLNVAPILALLGGRLKQREAPWYPLFDALLHLAGSTLSSDSVTKQIRSEERDDTRQALDAVWEEEQVKFIEDNATACDSSPLNQYQRRFSQDVAPQYVDISAGGGK; encoded by the coding sequence ATGCAAATCCTCAAAGTGATTGGCCTGTTGATGGAGTATCCGGACGAGCTGCTATGGGAGAACAAAGACGACGCGCTGGCGCTGATTCGCCACGACGCGCCGATGCTCACCGATTTCACCTGCGACCTGCTTAATGCGCCGCTGTTGGATAAACAGGCTGAATGGTGTGAAGTGTTTGACCGTGGACGTACCACCTCGCTGCTGCTATTTGAACATGTTCATGCCGAGTCACGCGATCGCGGTCAGGCAATGGTGGATCTGCTGGCGGAGTATGAAAAAGTCGGCCTGCAACTAAATTGTCGCGAGTTGCCTGATTATCTGCCTTTGTATCTGGAGTATTTAAGTGTGCTACCCGACAACCAGGCTAAAGAAGGTTTGCTCAACGTTGCGCCAATCCTCGCCCTGCTCGGCGGGCGCTTAAAACAACGTGAGGCGCCGTGGTATCCGTTGTTTGACGCCCTGCTGCATCTGGCGGGAAGTACACTCTCAAGTGACAGTGTCACAAAACAGATACGCAGCGAGGAGCGCGACGACACCCGTCAGGCACTGGATGCCGTGTGGGAAGAGGAACAGGTGAAGTTTATTGAAGATAACGCCACGGCGTGTGACAGCTCGCCGCTTAATCAATATCAGCGACGCTTTAGTCAGGATGTCGCACCGCAGTATGTGGACATCAGTGCGGGAGGTGGGAAATGA
- the narI gene encoding respiratory nitrate reductase subunit gamma has product MIQYLNVFFYDIYPYLCGTVFILGSWLRYDYGQYTWRASSSQMLDKRGMVLWSNLFHIGILGIFFGHLFGMLTPHWMYAWFLPVAVKQQMAMILGGICGVLTLIGGAGLLVRRLTNPRIRATSSGADILILAILLIQCILGLTTIPFSAQHPDGSEMMKLVGWAQSIVTFQGGASTHLDGVAYIFRVHLVLGMTIFLLFPFTRLVHVWSAPFEYFTRRYQIVRSRR; this is encoded by the coding sequence ATGATTCAGTATCTGAACGTCTTTTTTTACGATATCTACCCGTACTTGTGTGGCACGGTTTTTATCCTCGGAAGCTGGTTGCGCTACGATTACGGGCAGTACACCTGGCGTGCCTCCTCAAGCCAGATGTTGGATAAACGCGGAATGGTGCTGTGGTCGAACTTGTTCCATATCGGTATTCTGGGGATCTTCTTCGGTCATCTGTTCGGCATGTTAACGCCGCACTGGATGTACGCGTGGTTCCTTCCGGTGGCGGTAAAACAGCAGATGGCGATGATCCTCGGCGGTATTTGCGGGGTGTTGACGCTGATTGGCGGTGCGGGGCTGCTGGTGCGTCGTTTAACAAATCCGCGTATCAGGGCGACGTCTTCTGGTGCGGATATCCTGATCCTCGCCATTTTGTTAATTCAGTGCATTCTTGGGTTAACCACCATACCCTTTTCAGCACAACATCCGGACGGCAGTGAAATGATGAAGCTGGTGGGATGGGCGCAAAGCATCGTCACTTTCCAGGGCGGCGCATCGACGCATCTTGATGGCGTAGCATATATCTTCCGCGTTCATCTGGTGTTGGGAATGACCATCTTCCTGCTCTTCCCGTTCACCCGACTGGTGCATGTATGGAGCGCACCGTTTGAGTACTTTACCCGCAGGTATCAGATTGTGCGCTCACGGCGATAA
- a CDS encoding PhzF family isomerase → MKPQIYHVDAFTSQPFRGNSAGVVFPADNLSEAQMQLIARELGHSETAFLLRSDDSDVHIRYFTPMVEVPICGHATVAAHYVRSKVLGLGNCTVWQTSLAGKHRVTIEKQNGDYRISLEQGTPGFEPPLEGEARAAIINALHLTEDDILPGLPIQVATTGHSKVMIPLKPEVDIDALSPDLAALTAISKQIGCNGFFPFQIRPGKNETDGRMFSPAIGIVEDPVTGNANGPMGAWLVHHNVLPHDGNVLRVKGHQGRALGRDGVIDVTVTIRDNQPEKVTISGTAVILFHAEWAIDL, encoded by the coding sequence ATGAAACCGCAGATTTACCACGTCGATGCTTTTACCTCTCAACCGTTTCGCGGCAATTCTGCCGGTGTTGTATTCCCTGCCGATAATCTTAGCGAAGCGCAAATGCAACTTATCGCCCGCGAGTTAGGCCATTCGGAAACGGCTTTTCTGCTGCGCAGTGACGACAGCGATGTACACATTCGCTACTTTACGCCAATGGTTGAAGTGCCAATTTGCGGTCACGCGACGGTAGCAGCGCACTATGTACGTTCAAAGGTATTGGGTTTGGGAAATTGCACCGTCTGGCAAACATCGTTGGCGGGAAAGCACCGTGTCACTATCGAAAAACAAAACGGTGATTATCGTATTTCTCTGGAGCAAGGCACGCCGGGCTTTGAACCGCCGCTGGAAGGTGAAGCTCGCGCGGCAATTATCAACGCGCTCCATCTCACTGAAGACGATATTTTGCCAGGCTTGCCAATTCAGGTGGCAACCACAGGACACTCAAAAGTGATGATTCCGCTGAAACCGGAAGTGGATATCGACGCCCTTTCGCCTGACCTTGCTGCGCTGACCGCTATCAGTAAACAGATTGGCTGCAATGGTTTCTTCCCCTTCCAGATCCGCCCAGGCAAAAATGAAACCGATGGTCGCATGTTCTCGCCGGCGATTGGTATTGTGGAAGATCCGGTGACCGGCAATGCCAATGGCCCAATGGGCGCATGGTTAGTGCATCACAACGTATTGCCCCACGATGGCAACGTGTTGCGTGTTAAAGGCCATCAGGGGCGAGCTCTGGGGCGTGACGGCGTGATTGATGTGACAGTGACTATTCGGGACAACCAACCGGAGAAAGTCACCATTTCTGGCACAGCGGTGATTTTGTTTCATGCCGAATGGGCCATTGATCTCTGA
- the nhoA gene encoding N-hydroxyarylamine O-acetyltransferase: MTPILNHYFARIRWTGAAAVNIDTLRALHLKHNCTIPFENLDVLLPREIQLDDQSLEEKLVTARRGGYCFEQNGVFERVLRELGFNVRSLLGRVVLSNPPSLPPRTHRLLLVELEGEQWIADVGFGGQTLTAPIRLVPDIAQTTPHGEYRLLQEGDNWVLQFNHHQHWQSMYRFDLCEQQQSDYVMGNFWSAHWPQSHFRHHLLMCRHLPDGGKLTLTNFHFTHYENGHAVDQRNLSDVASLYAVMQEQFGLGVDDAKHGFTVDELALVMAAFDTHPEAGK; this comes from the coding sequence ATGACGCCCATTCTGAATCACTATTTTGCCCGTATTCGCTGGACGGGTGCTGCTGCGGTCAATATCGATACGCTACGAGCATTACACCTGAAACACAATTGCACTATTCCATTTGAAAATCTCGACGTTTTGCTGCCGAGAGAAATCCAGCTTGATGATCAATCGCTTGAAGAGAAGCTGGTGACTGCGCGACGTGGCGGTTACTGTTTTGAGCAGAATGGTGTGTTTGAGCGAGTGTTACGTGAGCTGGGATTTAACGTTCGCAGTTTGTTAGGTCGCGTGGTGTTATCTAACCCACCATCGTTGCCGCCGCGCACGCACCGTCTGTTGTTAGTAGAACTGGAGGGTGAACAATGGATTGCCGACGTCGGTTTTGGTGGTCAGACGCTGACCGCGCCAATCCGTTTAGTGCCGGATATCGCGCAAACCACGCCACACGGAGAGTATCGGTTGTTGCAGGAGGGTGATAACTGGGTTTTGCAGTTTAATCATCATCAGCACTGGCAGTCGATGTACCGTTTTGATCTCTGCGAGCAGCAACAAAGTGATTATGTGATGGGCAATTTCTGGTCGGCGCACTGGCCGCAGTCGCATTTTCGCCATCATCTGTTGATGTGCCGCCATTTGCCGGACGGTGGCAAGCTGACGCTGACCAATTTCCATTTCACCCATTATGAAAATGGGCACGCGGTGGATCAGCGGAATCTATCGGATGTGGCGTCGTTATATGCCGTGATGCAGGAACAATTTGGGCTGGGCGTGGATGATGCGAAACATGGGTTTACCGTGGATGAACTGGCACTGGTGATGGCAGCGTTCGACACACATCCGGAGGCAGGGAAATAG
- a CDS encoding flavin reductase family protein, which yields MSQFIPVELHHASRLLNHGPTVLITSFDEQSQRRNIMAAAWSMPVEFEPPRVAIVVDKSTWSRELIERSGMFGIVIPGVAATNWTWAVGSISGRDEDKFNCYGIPVVKGPVLGLPVVEKKCLAWMECRLLPATSAQEKYDTLFGEVVSAAADARVFVEGRWQFDDDKLNTLHHLGAGTFVTSGKRVTAG from the coding sequence GTGAGCCAATTTATTCCCGTTGAGTTGCATCATGCCAGCCGTCTGTTAAACCACGGCCCTACCGTCCTGATCACCAGTTTCGATGAGCAATCCCAGCGACGTAACATTATGGCTGCGGCCTGGTCGATGCCCGTGGAGTTCGAACCACCACGCGTGGCAATTGTGGTCGATAAATCGACATGGTCACGGGAGTTGATTGAACGTAGTGGCATGTTTGGCATTGTGATCCCAGGCGTCGCAGCAACAAACTGGACGTGGGCAGTGGGCAGCATTTCTGGGCGTGATGAAGATAAGTTTAACTGTTATGGCATTCCGGTTGTGAAAGGTCCGGTGCTTGGCTTGCCGGTGGTCGAAAAGAAATGTCTGGCATGGATGGAGTGCCGCTTGCTTCCCGCGACTTCTGCGCAAGAAAAATACGACACGCTGTTTGGCGAAGTGGTATCAGCAGCGGCAGACGCTCGTGTTTTTGTCGAAGGCCGCTGGCAATTTGATGACGATAAACTCAATACGCTACATCATTTAGGCGCTGGCACCTTTGTTACCAGCGGCAAGCGTGTTACGGCTGGTTAA
- the pptA gene encoding tautomerase PptA: MPHIDIKCFPRELDEQQKTALAAEITDVIIRHLNSKESSISIALHQIQPESWQAVWDAEIAPQMETLIKKPGYSM, from the coding sequence ATGCCGCACATAGACATTAAATGTTTTCCCCGTGAACTGGATGAACAACAAAAAACGGCACTGGCGGCGGAGATTACCGACGTCATTATTCGCCATCTGAACAGTAAAGAAAGTTCGATAAGCATTGCCCTACACCAGATACAACCGGAATCGTGGCAAGCTGTCTGGGACGCCGAAATCGCGCCCCAAATGGAGACTTTGATAAAGAAACCCGGTTACAGCATGTAA
- a CDS encoding alkyl/aryl-sulfatase, whose protein sequence is MQLNHIAKSLLVMGLFTTSSLPLIAAEAPKEASAATQQANNALYSQLPFSDNSDFADAHKGFIAPLPQEVIKGEQGNVIWNPQQYSFIKEGDKAPDTVNPSLWRQAQLINISGLFEVTEGVYQIRNLDLSNMTIIEGKEGITVVDPLVSAETAKVGMDLYYKNRGQKPVVAVIYTHSHVDHYGGVRGVVDEADVKSGKTKIYAPAGFLEEAVSENIMAGNVMSRRASYMYGNLLKPDAKGQVGAGLGTTTSAGTVTLIAPTNYITKTGQKETIDGLTYDFLMAPGSEAPSEMLWFIEEKKLIETAEDVTHTLHNTYSLRGAKIRQPLPWSKYINEALNLWGDKAEIILAQHHWPTWGNDNVVKLLKSQRDLYRYINDQTLRMANQGLTRDEIAANFKLPSSLANTWANRGYYGSVSHDVKATYVLYLGWFDGNPATLDELPPEEAAKKFVEYMGGADAILQKAKQDYDQGNFRWVAQVVSKVVFADPNNQAARNLEADALEQLGYQAESGPWRNFYLTGAQELRNGVQKLPTPNTASPDTVRAMTPEMFFDYLAVHINGEKAADAKAVLNFDFGEDGGTYKVELENGVLNHTADTQASDADATITLSRDVLNKIILKEETLKEATDKGEVKITGNEEKLNELLGYMDNFEFWFNIVTP, encoded by the coding sequence ATGCAGCTTAACCATATTGCTAAAAGTCTGCTAGTCATGGGATTATTCACAACAAGTTCACTTCCTCTCATCGCAGCAGAAGCGCCCAAAGAGGCCTCCGCTGCCACCCAACAAGCGAATAACGCACTTTATAGTCAATTGCCGTTTTCCGATAACAGCGATTTTGCTGATGCTCATAAAGGTTTTATTGCTCCTTTACCTCAGGAAGTGATTAAGGGTGAACAAGGGAATGTAATCTGGAACCCACAGCAATATTCTTTTATCAAAGAAGGCGATAAAGCACCTGATACTGTCAATCCAAGTTTATGGCGTCAGGCGCAACTGATAAATATCAGCGGCTTATTTGAAGTGACTGAAGGCGTCTATCAGATTCGCAATCTCGATTTATCAAATATGACCATCATTGAAGGTAAAGAAGGTATTACCGTTGTTGATCCACTGGTTTCAGCAGAAACAGCTAAAGTTGGCATGGATCTTTATTATAAAAATCGCGGTCAAAAACCAGTGGTGGCGGTTATCTACACGCACAGTCATGTCGATCACTACGGCGGCGTTCGCGGTGTGGTTGATGAAGCTGACGTTAAGTCAGGAAAAACAAAAATTTATGCGCCAGCCGGATTTTTAGAAGAGGCTGTTTCAGAAAATATTATGGCTGGCAATGTAATGAGCCGTCGAGCCAGTTATATGTACGGTAATTTGTTGAAACCTGATGCTAAAGGTCAGGTCGGCGCTGGGCTGGGAACAACGACCTCAGCCGGAACGGTTACATTGATTGCCCCTACCAACTACATCACCAAAACCGGACAAAAAGAGACTATCGACGGGCTGACCTATGATTTTTTGATGGCGCCCGGTTCCGAAGCACCTTCCGAAATGCTGTGGTTTATTGAAGAAAAGAAACTGATCGAAACCGCAGAAGATGTCACGCACACCCTCCACAACACCTATTCTCTGCGTGGTGCCAAAATTCGTCAACCTCTCCCGTGGTCTAAATACATCAACGAAGCCCTCAATCTGTGGGGCGATAAAGCGGAGATTATTCTTGCCCAGCATCACTGGCCAACCTGGGGTAACGATAACGTTGTCAAACTGCTAAAAAGCCAACGCGATTTGTACCGTTATATCAACGATCAAACGCTACGCATGGCGAATCAGGGGCTGACTCGTGATGAAATTGCCGCAAACTTCAAATTGCCCTCTTCACTTGCTAACACCTGGGCGAATCGCGGTTATTACGGTTCAGTGAGCCATGATGTGAAAGCAACTTATGTGCTTTATCTTGGCTGGTTTGATGGTAACCCCGCGACTCTTGATGAACTGCCACCAGAAGAAGCCGCTAAAAAATTCGTGGAGTATATGGGCGGTGCTGATGCCATTTTACAAAAAGCCAAACAGGATTATGACCAGGGAAATTTCCGCTGGGTTGCCCAGGTTGTCAGTAAGGTGGTGTTTGCCGATCCAAACAACCAGGCTGCAAGGAATCTGGAAGCCGATGCGCTTGAACAGTTAGGCTACCAGGCCGAATCCGGGCCGTGGCGTAATTTTTATCTCACTGGCGCACAGGAATTACGCAATGGTGTGCAAAAACTGCCTACGCCAAATACAGCCAGTCCTGACACCGTTCGTGCCATGACGCCGGAAATGTTCTTTGATTATCTTGCTGTGCATATAAATGGCGAGAAAGCGGCAGACGCTAAAGCAGTATTGAATTTTGATTTCGGTGAAGATGGCGGCACTTATAAAGTGGAACTGGAGAACGGTGTGCTCAATCACACGGCTGATACGCAAGCCTCTGACGCCGATGCGACTATCACCCTCTCCCGCGATGTCCTGAATAAAATCATCCTGAAGGAAGAGACATTAAAAGAAGCCACGGATAAAGGCGAAGTAAAAATCACTGGAAATGAGGAAAAACTCAACGAACTGTTAGGTTATATGGACAACTTTGAATTCTGGTTCAATATTGTAACGCCATAA
- a CDS encoding GGDEF domain-containing protein: protein MVIRGMAISLPWFALINISFSSLVLLRGVLFNEGTTPWFNEKNLVHTIDISSLGILLISGLLLVSPRNKVQYIQQLLVILSLLWSWCCFYFIAHWTLPFAYPLCVLLMLSAVVALYFHTPSLLAFVIPLWFTIPLASLVLNQYVNIHFAVIWSIFSLALYGGRFILLRWFEEAWQQNKYNNQLIHRLDALAHRDPLTGVANRRALDSILRDAVEQKTSFVLIMLDVDFFKRYNDTYGHPAGDRCLIQVANALQRAIRQPEDVVTRYGGEEFAIILFNAGLQEAEAIAARVKQELKLAAIPHQASAVSAFVTVSQGIACSAPAKTAEQIVADADAALYRAKENGRNRWAK from the coding sequence ATGGTTATTCGCGGTATGGCGATTAGCCTGCCGTGGTTTGCGTTGATTAACATCAGTTTTTCATCGTTGGTTTTGCTTCGAGGGGTATTGTTTAATGAAGGCACGACTCCATGGTTTAATGAGAAAAATCTTGTACATACGATTGATATTTCATCATTAGGTATTCTGCTAATCAGTGGTCTTTTATTAGTTAGCCCACGCAACAAAGTACAGTACATTCAGCAGTTATTGGTTATTCTAAGCCTACTATGGTCATGGTGTTGTTTTTATTTTATTGCACACTGGACGCTGCCTTTTGCATATCCACTGTGCGTATTACTAATGCTTAGTGCCGTTGTTGCGCTATATTTCCACACCCCATCACTCCTCGCATTTGTCATTCCATTATGGTTTACCATCCCGTTAGCCAGTCTTGTGCTCAATCAGTATGTGAATATTCATTTCGCTGTTATCTGGAGCATTTTTTCACTGGCTCTCTATGGCGGACGTTTTATTTTGTTGCGTTGGTTTGAAGAAGCATGGCAACAAAATAAGTACAACAACCAGTTGATTCATCGCCTCGATGCATTAGCTCATCGCGATCCCTTAACTGGAGTGGCAAACCGACGAGCGTTGGATAGTATTTTACGCGATGCCGTCGAACAAAAGACGTCGTTCGTTTTAATTATGCTGGATGTCGATTTTTTTAAACGCTACAACGACACTTATGGGCACCCCGCTGGCGATCGTTGTCTGATACAAGTTGCCAACGCACTGCAACGTGCAATTCGCCAGCCCGAAGATGTAGTTACGCGCTATGGCGGTGAAGAGTTTGCCATTATTCTTTTCAATGCGGGCTTGCAGGAAGCCGAAGCGATAGCAGCCAGAGTTAAGCAAGAACTTAAACTGGCGGCTATCCCGCATCAGGCATCTGCTGTTAGTGCATTTGTTACGGTTAGTCAGGGGATTGCCTGTTCTGCTCCTGCAAAAACGGCTGAACAAATAGTTGCTGATGCCGATGCCGCGTTATATCGGGCGAAAGAAAATGGGCGAAATCGGTGGGCTAAATAA
- the ansP gene encoding L-asparagine permease encodes MSKHDTDTSDQHAAKRRWLNAHEEGYHKAMGNRQVQMIAIGGAIGTGLFLGAGARLQMAGPALALVYLICGLFSFFILRALGELVLHRPSSGSFVSYAREFLGEKAAYVAGWMYFINWAMTGIVDITAVALYMHYWGAFGGVPQWVFALAALTIVGTMNMIGVKWFAEMEFWFALIKVLAIVTFLVVGTVFLGSGQPLDGNTTGFHLITDNGGFFPHGLLPALVLIQGVVFAFASIEMVGTAAGECKDPQTMVPKAINSVIWRIGLFYVGSVVLLVMLLPWSAYQAGQSPFVTFFSKLGVPYIGSIMNIVVLTAALSSLNSGLYCTGRILRSMAMGGSAPGFMAKMSRQHVPYAGILATLVVYVVGVFLNYLVPSRVFEIVLNFASLGIIASWAFIIVCQMRLRKAIKEGKAADVSFKLPGAPFTSWLTLLFLLSVLVLMAFDYPNGTYTIAALPIIGILLVIGWFGVRKRVAEIHSTAPVVKEDEEQQEIVFKPETAS; translated from the coding sequence ATGAGTAAACACGACACCGACACTTCAGATCAACACGCCGCGAAACGCCGCTGGCTTAATGCCCATGAAGAGGGTTATCACAAAGCGATGGGTAATCGCCAGGTGCAGATGATCGCCATTGGCGGCGCGATTGGGACTGGTTTGTTTTTAGGCGCGGGTGCCCGACTGCAAATGGCCGGCCCGGCACTGGCACTGGTCTATTTAATCTGCGGCCTGTTTTCGTTTTTTATTTTGCGTGCGTTGGGTGAGTTGGTATTACATCGCCCTTCCAGTGGTAGTTTTGTCTCTTATGCGCGTGAATTTTTGGGAGAGAAAGCCGCTTATGTTGCCGGCTGGATGTACTTCATCAACTGGGCGATGACCGGGATTGTCGATATCACCGCCGTCGCACTGTATATGCATTACTGGGGCGCGTTTGGCGGCGTGCCGCAATGGGTATTTGCGCTCGCTGCGCTGACCATCGTTGGCACCATGAATATGATTGGTGTGAAATGGTTCGCAGAGATGGAGTTCTGGTTTGCGCTGATTAAAGTGCTCGCCATTGTGACCTTTTTGGTCGTGGGTACAGTGTTCCTCGGTAGCGGTCAGCCGCTGGATGGCAACACCACTGGCTTTCATTTAATTACCGATAATGGCGGATTCTTCCCGCACGGTTTGCTGCCTGCGCTGGTGTTAATTCAGGGCGTGGTATTTGCTTTTGCCTCCATCGAAATGGTCGGCACTGCCGCCGGAGAATGTAAAGATCCGCAGACTATGGTGCCAAAAGCAATTAACAGCGTGATTTGGCGTATTGGCCTGTTTTATGTCGGTTCCGTGGTGTTGCTAGTTATGTTATTGCCGTGGAGTGCGTATCAGGCCGGTCAAAGTCCTTTTGTGACCTTCTTCTCTAAACTCGGTGTGCCGTACATTGGTAGCATCATGAATATTGTGGTATTGACCGCTGCCCTCTCCAGCCTGAACTCTGGTCTGTACTGCACCGGGCGTATTCTGCGCTCGATGGCGATGGGCGGATCTGCGCCGGGTTTTATGGCGAAAATGAGTCGCCAGCATGTGCCGTATGCCGGGATTCTGGCGACGCTGGTTGTGTATGTCGTTGGCGTATTCCTCAATTATCTGGTGCCGTCGCGCGTATTTGAGATTGTCCTGAACTTCGCGTCATTGGGAATTATCGCCTCGTGGGCGTTTATCATTGTTTGTCAGATGCGCCTGCGTAAAGCCATCAAAGAAGGTAAAGCGGCAGATGTCAGTTTTAAACTGCCTGGCGCGCCCTTCACTTCCTGGCTGACATTACTGTTTTTACTGAGTGTTCTTGTGCTGATGGCGTTCGATTACCCGAACGGGACTTATACCATCGCGGCGCTGCCGATTATCGGTATTCTGCTGGTTATAGGCTGGTTTGGTGTGCGCAAACGCGTTGCTGAAATTCACAGCACTGCGCCAGTCGTCAAGGAAGATGAAGAACAACAGGAAATTGTGTTTAAGCCTGAAACGGCGAGTTAA